From Woronichinia naegeliana WA131, the proteins below share one genomic window:
- the psbE gene encoding cytochrome b559 subunit alpha, giving the protein MSGTTGERPFTDIVTSIRYWVIHSITIPMLFIAGWLFVSTGLAYDVFGTPRPDDYFTQTRQELPIIRERYDAGNEINQFNQ; this is encoded by the coding sequence ATGTCTGGTACCACTGGCGAACGCCCATTCACCGATATTGTCACCAGTATTCGTTACTGGGTTATTCATAGCATTACCATTCCTATGCTATTCATTGCTGGCTGGTTATTTGTCAGTACTGGTTTAGCCTACGATGTTTTTGGCACCCCCCGTCCTGATGATTATTTCACTCAAACCCGTCAAGAGCTTCCTATTATTCGTGAACGCTATGATGCGGGCAATGAAATCAATCAATTTAATCAGTAG
- a CDS encoding rubredoxin: MSDRKPEKTLAEQASPNYECRACGYIYVPAKGDQKGNIPPGTPFEALPDPWRCPVCGVPKRQFMNTGSGDAPSGFEENLNYGLGFNRLTSDQKNLLIFGGLLLGIIFFLSLYGLN, translated from the coding sequence ATGAGCGATCGCAAACCCGAAAAAACCCTAGCCGAACAAGCCTCGCCTAATTACGAATGCCGTGCCTGTGGCTACATTTATGTACCTGCAAAAGGCGATCAAAAAGGAAATATTCCCCCTGGGACTCCCTTTGAGGCATTACCGGATCCTTGGCGTTGTCCTGTATGTGGTGTGCCAAAACGTCAGTTTATGAATACTGGCTCTGGCGATGCCCCCTCTGGCTTTGAGGAAAATCTTAACTATGGACTTGGGTTTAACCGCCTCACTTCCGATCAGAAAAATCTGCTGATTTTTGGCGGACTTCTCCTCGGCATTATCTTTTTTCTGAGTCTTTATGGCTTAAATTAA
- a CDS encoding photosynthesis system II assembly factor Ycf48, producing the protein MNFLRQKLKQIVILFAISVFCISCSKIPALEYNPWSVIALETDSTFADIAFTDDEQHGWLVGTKETIFETTDGGTIWQQRLLNLENEKASFTAVSFNGQEGWITGKPSILLHTQDGGTTWTRIPLSEKLPGAPYRIIALGPQTAEMITDLGAIYKTSNGGKNWKALVEGAVGVARTIERSQDGRYVAVSARGNFYSTWEPGQTEWTPHNRNSSRRLQKMGYGQDGRLWLLARGGQLQFSDDPAAEVWGDVVSPLAKSSWGLLDLSYRTPEEVWVAGGSGNLLVSQDNGITWQKDQALEDVPANLYRVVFIKPDKGFVLGQNGILLKYNPTVEAA; encoded by the coding sequence ATGAATTTCTTAAGGCAAAAACTGAAACAAATTGTTATCTTATTTGCCATTTCTGTTTTTTGTATTAGCTGTAGTAAAATTCCGGCCCTAGAGTATAACCCCTGGTCAGTCATTGCCTTGGAAACGGATTCCACCTTTGCCGATATCGCCTTCACTGACGATGAACAGCATGGCTGGTTAGTCGGAACCAAGGAAACGATTTTTGAAACAACGGATGGGGGAACTATCTGGCAACAGCGTCTTCTCAATCTGGAAAACGAGAAAGCTAGTTTTACCGCCGTTAGCTTTAATGGTCAAGAAGGTTGGATTACGGGTAAGCCATCGATCCTTCTCCATACTCAAGATGGAGGCACAACCTGGACTCGTATTCCCTTAAGTGAGAAACTGCCTGGTGCGCCTTACCGTATTATTGCCCTAGGGCCCCAAACTGCTGAAATGATTACCGATCTGGGGGCAATCTATAAAACCAGCAATGGTGGTAAAAACTGGAAAGCTCTGGTAGAAGGGGCCGTTGGTGTTGCTCGTACTATTGAGCGATCGCAGGATGGTCGCTATGTGGCAGTATCAGCCAGAGGAAATTTTTATTCCACCTGGGAACCGGGGCAAACAGAATGGACACCTCACAACCGTAACTCTTCCCGCCGTTTACAAAAAATGGGCTACGGTCAAGATGGTCGTCTCTGGTTACTGGCACGAGGTGGACAACTGCAATTCAGCGATGATCCTGCTGCGGAAGTTTGGGGAGACGTGGTTTCTCCTTTAGCGAAAAGTAGCTGGGGACTCCTAGATCTTTCCTATCGAACGCCTGAAGAAGTTTGGGTTGCAGGGGGAAGTGGCAATCTTTTGGTCAGTCAGGATAATGGTATTACCTGGCAAAAAGACCAAGCCCTAGAGGATGTACCGGCCAATCTTTACCGTGTCGTCTTCATTAAGCCGGATAAAGGCTTTGTTTTGGGGCAAAATGGTATTCTACTGAAATATAATCCCACAGTAGAAGCGGCCTAA
- a CDS encoding photosystem II reaction center protein L has product MDRNINPNRQPVELNRTSLFLGLLLIAVLGILFSSYFFN; this is encoded by the coding sequence ATGGACAGAAACATAAATCCCAATCGGCAACCTGTAGAGTTAAACCGTACTTCCCTCTTTTTAGGGTTACTTCTGATCGCAGTTTTAGGAATTCTTTTCTCTAGCTATTTCTTTAACTAA
- a CDS encoding DUF2499 domain-containing protein, which produces MHALSIPTWIIHVASVIEWIAAIALVWKYGEVTGNYYWRVLSWGMLPALISAMCACVWHFFDNLPSLDWLVTTQATTTVLGNCTLCFSGWWIWRSSRYSS; this is translated from the coding sequence ATGCACGCTCTTTCCATTCCCACCTGGATCATTCATGTTGCTAGTGTGATTGAGTGGATAGCCGCGATCGCTCTGGTCTGGAAATATGGTGAAGTCACAGGAAATTATTATTGGCGTGTTCTTTCCTGGGGGATGTTACCGGCCTTAATTAGTGCTATGTGTGCCTGTGTTTGGCACTTTTTCGATAATTTACCCAGTTTAGATTGGTTAGTCACGACCCAAGCCACAACAACAGTACTGGGGAACTGTACACTGTGTTTCTCTGGTTGGTGGATTTGGCGTTCTAGTCGTTATTCTTCTTGA
- the psbF gene encoding cytochrome b559 subunit beta: MATNNPNQPVTYPIFTVRWLAVHTLAVPTVFFIGAIAAMQFIQR, from the coding sequence ATGGCTACTAACAATCCTAATCAACCCGTTACATATCCCATTTTTACTGTGCGCTGGTTAGCCGTTCATACCTTAGCGGTTCCGACTGTTTTCTTTATCGGTGCGATCGCTGCTATGCAATTTATTCAACGCTAG
- a CDS encoding DUF4070 domain-containing protein: MRTLLIYPLFPPTFWSYEKILELVNRKVLLPPLGLITVAAILPQNWEFKLVDRNIRSVTEEEWAWAEVVILSGMIVQRGDLLDLVREAKRRNKLVAVGGPYATSVPEEVQAAGVDFLVLDEGELTLPRFVEAIERGETQGIFRATEKPDVTITPVPRYDLLELAAYDSMSVQFSRGCPFQCEFCDIIVLYGRKPRTKAPEQLLKELDYLYELGWRRSIFMVDDNFIGNKRNVKLFLKELKIWQAEKQYPFRFNTEASVDLADDPELMNLMLECNFDAVFLGIETPDEDSLEFTKKYQNTRSSLADSVDRIMAAGLRPMAGFIIGFDNEKKGAGERIIRFVETAAIPTAMFGMLQALPHTALWHRLEKEGRLRDIGKQDINQSSLMNFVPTRPLEDIAQEYIETFWELYEPKRYIDRVYRCFLKLGQPKCKAPAKFPSGEDLRALGIVIWRQGIKRDTRWKFWHHLFGILKNNPALWEYYLIMCAHNEHFLYYRQIVRDKIEIQVEEYLAQQTQVSVKAKEGVLVS, encoded by the coding sequence ATGCGAACTTTACTGATCTACCCCTTGTTTCCCCCTACCTTCTGGTCTTACGAAAAGATTTTGGAATTAGTTAATCGCAAAGTGTTACTCCCGCCCCTGGGACTGATTACCGTGGCAGCAATTCTTCCCCAAAACTGGGAATTTAAACTAGTTGATCGTAATATTCGCTCCGTTACCGAAGAAGAATGGGCTTGGGCTGAGGTGGTGATCCTATCCGGCATGATCGTACAACGGGGAGATTTATTAGATCTTGTTCGGGAAGCAAAACGACGCAATAAGCTAGTGGCGGTGGGTGGCCCCTATGCAACCTCTGTACCGGAAGAAGTGCAAGCGGCAGGCGTGGATTTTCTGGTCTTGGATGAAGGGGAATTGACTCTACCCAGATTTGTTGAAGCGATCGAACGGGGAGAAACCCAGGGTATTTTCCGTGCCACTGAAAAACCAGATGTCACCATTACTCCTGTCCCTCGCTATGACCTCTTGGAATTAGCTGCCTATGATTCCATGTCAGTACAGTTTTCACGGGGTTGTCCCTTCCAATGTGAGTTTTGCGATATTATTGTTCTCTATGGTCGTAAACCTCGCACCAAGGCTCCTGAGCAATTACTCAAGGAATTGGATTATCTCTACGAACTAGGCTGGCGACGTAGCATTTTCATGGTGGATGATAACTTCATTGGCAATAAACGTAACGTTAAATTATTTCTTAAAGAACTCAAAATCTGGCAAGCTGAGAAACAATACCCTTTCCGTTTCAATACGGAAGCTTCTGTGGATTTAGCGGATGATCCGGAATTAATGAATTTAATGCTGGAATGCAATTTCGATGCAGTATTTTTAGGCATTGAGACCCCTGACGAAGATAGTTTAGAATTTACGAAAAAATACCAAAATACCCGCAGTTCTTTAGCCGATTCGGTAGATCGCATTATGGCTGCTGGTTTACGCCCCATGGCAGGCTTTATTATCGGTTTTGATAACGAGAAAAAAGGGGCGGGGGAAAGGATTATTCGCTTTGTAGAAACGGCGGCGATCCCCACTGCCATGTTTGGAATGTTACAGGCGTTACCCCATACGGCTCTTTGGCATCGTCTAGAAAAAGAAGGGCGTTTACGGGATATCGGCAAACAGGATATTAACCAAAGTAGTTTGATGAATTTTGTGCCGACTCGTCCTTTAGAAGATATTGCCCAGGAATACATTGAAACCTTCTGGGAACTCTATGAACCGAAGCGTTATATTGATCGCGTTTACCGTTGTTTTCTGAAGCTAGGTCAACCAAAATGTAAGGCTCCTGCTAAATTTCCCAGTGGGGAAGATCTTCGAGCCTTAGGCATTGTGATCTGGCGACAGGGAATTAAACGAGATACCCGTTGGAAATTTTGGCATCATCTCTTTGGTATTTTGAAAAATAATCCGGCTCTCTGGGAATATTATTTAATTATGTGTGCCCATAATGAGCATTTTCTCTACTATCGTCAAATTGTGCGGGATAAAATTGAGATTCAGGTTGAGGAATATTTAGCACAACAAACTCAGGTATCAGTGAAGGCAAAGGAGGGTGTTTTGGTTAGCTAG
- the dxs gene encoding 1-deoxy-D-xylulose-5-phosphate synthase has product MHISELTHPNQLQGLSLRQLAEIARQIREKHLQTVATSGGHLGPGLGVVELTVALYSTLDLDHDKVLWDVGHQAYPHKMLTGRYDRFHTLRQKDGIAGYLKRCESKFDHFGAGHASTSISAGLGMALARDAKGENFKVVAIIGDGALTGGMALEAINHAGHLPNTNLMVILNDNEMSISPNVGAISRYLNKVRLNPTVQNLADNLEEQFKHLPFLGDALTPEMERMKEGMKRLAVPKVGAVIEELGFKYFGPIDGHNLQELIDTFKQAHKVHGPVFVHVATIKGKGYDLAEKDQVGYHAQSPFNLATGKAYPPSKPKPPGYSKVFAHTLTKLAEENPKIIGITAAMATGTGLDKLQAKLPKQYIDVGIAEQHAVTLAAGLACEGMRPVVAIYSTFLQRGYDQIIHDVCIQKLPVFFCLDRAGVVGADGPTHQGMYDIAYLRCIPNLVIMAPKDEAELQRMLVTGVNYTESAIAMRYPRGNGIGVPLMEEGWEALEIGKGEILRSGDDVLLLGYGSMLYSALQTAEILSEHGIEATVVNARFVKPLDTELILPLAKRIGKVVTLEEGCLIGGFGSAVVEALADNNILVPVKRLGVPDILVDHAEPNESFASLGLTTPQIAEQILQTFFNSKMPVAVG; this is encoded by the coding sequence ATGCACATTAGTGAACTGACTCACCCTAACCAGTTACAAGGGCTTTCCCTCCGTCAACTGGCAGAGATTGCCCGTCAGATACGGGAAAAGCATTTACAAACCGTTGCAACCAGTGGTGGACATCTCGGACCCGGTTTAGGGGTGGTCGAACTCACCGTTGCCCTTTACTCAACCCTCGATTTAGATCACGACAAAGTGCTCTGGGACGTAGGCCATCAAGCCTATCCCCACAAAATGCTAACGGGCCGTTATGACCGTTTCCATACCTTGCGCCAGAAAGATGGTATTGCCGGTTATCTCAAACGTTGTGAAAGTAAATTTGATCACTTTGGGGCTGGTCATGCTTCCACCAGTATTTCGGCTGGCTTAGGCATGGCTTTGGCGAGAGATGCCAAGGGTGAAAATTTTAAAGTGGTTGCTATCATTGGCGATGGAGCTTTGACGGGTGGAATGGCCCTGGAAGCCATTAACCATGCAGGACATTTACCTAACACCAATTTGATGGTTATCCTCAATGATAACGAGATGTCTATTTCTCCAAATGTGGGGGCCATTTCCCGTTATCTCAATAAAGTTCGTCTCAATCCTACGGTTCAAAATTTAGCCGACAATTTAGAAGAGCAATTTAAACATCTACCCTTCCTGGGTGATGCCCTTACGCCGGAAATGGAGCGCATGAAGGAAGGCATGAAACGGTTAGCCGTTCCTAAGGTCGGGGCAGTTATCGAAGAATTAGGCTTTAAATATTTTGGCCCCATTGATGGTCATAACTTACAGGAATTAATTGATACTTTTAAACAAGCCCATAAAGTCCATGGCCCTGTTTTTGTCCATGTGGCAACCATTAAGGGAAAAGGTTATGATTTAGCCGAAAAAGACCAGGTTGGCTACCATGCCCAAAGTCCTTTTAATTTAGCGACAGGGAAAGCCTATCCGCCCAGTAAACCCAAACCGCCGGGTTACTCTAAAGTATTTGCCCATACGCTGACCAAGTTAGCGGAAGAAAACCCCAAAATTATTGGCATTACGGCAGCCATGGCTACGGGGACAGGCTTAGACAAGCTGCAAGCTAAACTACCAAAACAGTATATTGATGTCGGTATTGCGGAACAACACGCTGTCACCCTAGCGGCTGGGTTGGCTTGCGAAGGAATGCGTCCGGTGGTGGCCATTTATTCCACTTTCCTACAACGGGGCTACGACCAAATCATCCATGATGTGTGTATTCAAAAGTTACCCGTCTTTTTCTGTTTGGATCGGGCGGGAGTGGTCGGAGCCGATGGCCCTACTCACCAAGGCATGTACGATATTGCCTACCTACGCTGTATTCCCAATCTCGTGATTATGGCTCCCAAGGATGAGGCAGAATTGCAACGAATGTTAGTGACTGGCGTTAACTATACTGAAAGCGCGATCGCTATGCGTTATCCTAGGGGGAATGGTATAGGAGTTCCTCTCATGGAAGAAGGCTGGGAAGCCCTAGAGATCGGCAAGGGGGAAATTCTACGCAGTGGTGATGATGTTTTACTGTTGGGCTATGGTTCAATGCTCTATTCGGCTCTGCAAACGGCAGAAATTTTGAGTGAGCATGGGATTGAAGCTACCGTCGTTAATGCCCGCTTTGTTAAACCCTTGGATACCGAGTTAATTCTGCCCTTAGCCAAACGCATTGGTAAAGTCGTCACCCTCGAAGAAGGTTGCTTAATCGGCGGTTTTGGCTCTGCTGTTGTGGAAGCTCTGGCGGACAATAATATTCTGGTTCCCGTCAAACGTTTAGGGGTTCCTGATATTTTGGTGGATCACGCTGAACCTAACGAATCTTTTGCCAGTTTAGGTTTAACGACTCCCCAAATCGCTGAACAGATTCTACAGACCTTTTTCAATAGTAAAATGCCCGTTGCGGTCGGTTAA
- a CDS encoding AAA family ATPase has protein sequence MAELFKGFEQLVELAKTLEEKLEKGEIKTEVQFNSRSLSNIPRSGGIPRSGGVSRPSNSDGGDFEVNRHRSSSTDSGVEDSMTPPEEPTTASLKDVGGLTEVIKELKELIAIPLKRPDLLAKLGLEPTRGVLLVGPPGTGKTLTARALAEELDVNYIALVGPEVISKYYGEAEQRLRGIFEKASKNAPCIVFIDEIDSMAPDRSKVEGEVEKRLVAQLLGLMDGFAQSQGVIVLAATNRPDHLDPALRRPGRFDREVLFRVPDRKGRLEILQILTRSMPLDESVSLALIADNAVGFVGSDLKAVCQKAAYSALRRQVPTIDSQIPETMTVVQADFLQALKEVKPAVLRSVEVESPHVAWDNIGGLEQIKQTLQESVEGALLHPQLYTQTKAQAPKGILLWGPPGTGKTLLAKAVASQARANFISINGPELLSKWVGASEQAVRELFAKARQASPCVVFIDEIDTLAPARGRYSGDSGVSDRVVGQILTELDGLQTGATILVIGATNRPDALDPALLRAGRLDLQLKVDLPNASSRLAILGVHNDERPLEDVNLGYWAETTEGWNGADLALLCNQAALMAIRRYRHQGMTDPAEIRITTADFDHAYQMLVEQRAN, from the coding sequence ATGGCAGAATTATTCAAAGGCTTTGAGCAATTAGTCGAACTAGCCAAAACCTTAGAAGAAAAACTGGAAAAAGGGGAAATTAAAACCGAAGTGCAATTTAATTCTCGTTCCTTGAGTAATATTCCCCGTTCTGGCGGTATTCCCCGTTCAGGAGGAGTTTCTCGCCCGAGCAATTCTGATGGGGGTGATTTTGAGGTCAATCGCCATCGCTCATCCTCCACCGATTCAGGGGTTGAAGACAGTATGACACCGCCCGAAGAACCCACTACGGCTTCCCTGAAAGATGTTGGTGGATTGACGGAAGTGATTAAGGAACTCAAAGAACTAATTGCCATTCCTCTGAAACGCCCTGACTTGTTGGCCAAGTTAGGACTTGAACCTACTCGCGGCGTTCTCTTAGTCGGCCCTCCTGGAACAGGTAAAACCCTAACCGCCCGTGCTTTGGCCGAAGAACTTGATGTTAACTATATTGCCTTAGTCGGACCGGAGGTAATCAGTAAATATTATGGGGAGGCTGAGCAAAGACTGCGGGGAATTTTTGAAAAAGCTAGTAAGAATGCGCCTTGTATCGTTTTTATTGACGAAATTGACAGCATGGCACCTGATCGCAGTAAAGTTGAAGGGGAAGTCGAAAAAAGATTGGTAGCCCAATTGCTGGGTTTAATGGATGGCTTTGCCCAAAGTCAAGGGGTGATTGTTCTAGCGGCGACAAACCGTCCCGACCATCTTGACCCTGCCCTCCGTCGTCCTGGACGGTTTGACCGAGAAGTTCTCTTTCGGGTGCCTGACCGCAAAGGCCGTTTAGAAATCCTCCAGATTCTCACCCGTTCCATGCCCCTAGATGAATCAGTTTCCCTAGCTCTGATTGCCGATAATGCGGTGGGATTTGTCGGGTCAGATTTAAAAGCCGTTTGTCAGAAAGCGGCCTATAGTGCTTTGCGACGCCAGGTTCCTACGATTGATTCGCAAATTCCCGAAACAATGACGGTGGTTCAAGCTGACTTTTTACAAGCCCTTAAAGAAGTTAAACCGGCGGTATTGCGGTCTGTGGAAGTGGAATCTCCCCATGTGGCTTGGGACAATATTGGCGGACTTGAACAGATTAAACAAACCCTACAGGAGTCCGTGGAAGGGGCATTACTCCATCCGCAATTATATACGCAAACCAAAGCCCAAGCTCCCAAAGGGATTTTACTTTGGGGTCCCCCCGGAACGGGAAAAACCTTATTGGCCAAAGCGGTTGCATCTCAGGCGCGAGCTAATTTTATTAGTATTAATGGACCTGAGCTTTTGAGTAAATGGGTAGGGGCGAGTGAACAGGCGGTGCGTGAGTTGTTTGCCAAAGCTCGTCAGGCATCCCCTTGTGTGGTTTTTATTGATGAAATTGATACTTTAGCCCCAGCAAGAGGTCGTTATAGTGGGGATTCAGGAGTGAGTGACAGGGTTGTAGGACAAATCCTCACGGAGTTAGATGGGTTGCAAACGGGGGCAACGATTTTAGTGATTGGGGCTACTAATCGTCCAGATGCGTTAGATCCGGCCTTATTGCGAGCGGGACGCTTGGATTTACAGTTAAAAGTTGATTTACCGAATGCCTCTAGTCGTTTAGCAATTCTAGGGGTTCATAATGATGAACGTCCTTTAGAGGATGTGAATTTAGGCTATTGGGCCGAGACAACCGAAGGCTGGAATGGCGCAGATTTAGCGTTATTATGTAACCAAGCGGCCCTGATGGCAATTCGTCGTTATCGCCATCAGGGAATGACTGACCCGGCTGAGATTCGCATTACAACGGCTGATTTTGATCATGCTTACCAAATGTTGGTTGAACAGCGTGCCAATTAA
- the ntcA gene encoding global nitrogen regulator NtcA yields the protein MDPSLTQDKPLTAVFRRLGNESFPPVVETFERSKTIFFPGDPAERVYFLLKGAVKLSRVYEAGEEITVALLRENSVFGVLSLITGQRSDRFYHAVAFTPVELLSAPIEQVEQALKEHPDLAMLMLQGLSSRILQTEMMIETLAHRDMGSRLVSFLLILCRDFGVPTAEGIRIDLKLSHQAIAEAIGSTRVTVTRLLGDLREGNMISIVKKKITVHNPVALSQQFT from the coding sequence ATGGATCCGTCGCTAACCCAAGATAAACCACTCACTGCTGTCTTTCGCCGTTTGGGAAATGAGTCTTTTCCCCCAGTGGTAGAAACTTTTGAACGCAGCAAAACGATTTTTTTTCCAGGCGACCCAGCAGAGCGGGTCTATTTTCTCCTCAAGGGAGCCGTGAAATTATCCCGTGTTTATGAAGCTGGGGAAGAAATTACAGTCGCGCTTCTACGAGAAAATAGTGTTTTTGGTGTTCTCTCTTTGATAACGGGCCAACGCTCCGATCGCTTTTATCATGCGGTGGCTTTTACTCCGGTCGAATTACTCTCGGCTCCGATTGAACAGGTAGAACAGGCCCTTAAGGAACATCCCGATCTGGCTATGCTGATGCTTCAGGGTCTTTCCTCCCGCATTCTGCAAACGGAAATGATGATCGAAACCTTGGCCCATAGAGATATGGGATCGCGTCTTGTCAGTTTTTTATTGATTCTCTGTCGGGATTTCGGTGTACCGACGGCCGAAGGAATTCGCATTGATCTCAAATTATCTCACCAGGCGATCGCCGAAGCCATTGGCTCTACCAGAGTTACCGTTACCCGTCTATTGGGAGATTTAAGGGAAGGTAATATGATTTCTATTGTCAAAAAGAAAATCACCGTTCATAATCCGGTAGCCCTTAGCCAACAATTTACCTGA
- a CDS encoding glycosyl hydrolase family 57 gives MVATLNAPHLQTALPAIAGEEAKILELVNHNDPIFLGSTNLRLEDINAGFACALHMHQPTIPAGRNGELISNLQYMYEHPGEGDNHNADPFAWCYRRLGEIIPQLLQEGCNPRIMLDYSGNLFWGFQQMGRNDILDNLKNLACNPQYQPYVEWLGTMWSHAVVPSTPIPDLKLQILAWQHHFAAIFGYDALKRVKGFSPPEMHLPNHPDTLYEYIKALKECGYRWLMVQEHSVERLDSSGLWQSQKYIPNRLVARNSQGEVVSITALIKTQGSDTKLVAQMQPYFEAKGLGKQSVGQVSIPSLVTQIADGENGGVMMNEFPRDYIRINQEIGAQGGGKTGTVPLNGTEYLELIEAAGANPQDYPEIQAVQQHKIWQRVDVNHATPEAVEKAIAELQQIDYRFHMDGASWTDNLSWVQGYENVLEPMNQLSALFHQKYDDLVQKNKDITQRPDYQEALLYTMLVETSCFRYWGQGTWTDYARELYRRGEAITK, from the coding sequence ATGGTTGCTACGCTAAATGCTCCTCACTTACAAACCGCCCTACCCGCGATCGCCGGTGAAGAAGCTAAAATTTTGGAACTTGTTAATCATAATGACCCCATTTTTTTAGGTTCAACCAATCTACGCTTAGAAGATATTAATGCCGGATTTGCCTGTGCGCTTCATATGCACCAACCGACCATTCCAGCCGGTCGCAATGGAGAATTAATTAGTAATTTACAATATATGTATGAACATCCAGGCGAAGGCGATAATCATAACGCTGATCCCTTTGCCTGGTGTTATCGTCGTTTAGGTGAAATCATTCCCCAACTACTTCAAGAAGGCTGCAATCCCCGCATTATGTTGGATTATTCCGGCAATTTGTTCTGGGGGTTTCAGCAAATGGGACGCAATGATATTTTAGATAATTTAAAAAATTTAGCCTGTAACCCTCAATATCAACCCTACGTGGAATGGCTAGGAACGATGTGGAGTCATGCCGTAGTGCCTTCTACTCCGATTCCCGATCTCAAACTACAAATTCTTGCCTGGCAACATCATTTTGCGGCTATTTTTGGCTATGATGCCCTAAAACGAGTTAAGGGTTTTTCGCCACCAGAAATGCACCTACCCAATCATCCTGACACCTTGTATGAATATATTAAAGCCTTAAAAGAATGCGGTTATCGGTGGCTAATGGTGCAGGAACATTCCGTCGAACGGTTGGATAGCTCAGGGCTTTGGCAGTCACAAAAATATATTCCGAATCGTTTAGTTGCCCGCAATTCCCAGGGCGAAGTAGTGAGTATTACGGCTCTGATTAAAACCCAAGGTTCCGACACCAAATTAGTTGCTCAAATGCAGCCCTATTTTGAGGCGAAAGGACTAGGTAAACAGTCAGTGGGGCAGGTTTCTATTCCTTCTTTGGTGACTCAAATTGCTGATGGTGAAAATGGTGGGGTGATGATGAATGAATTTCCCCGCGATTATATTCGCATTAATCAAGAAATTGGTGCTCAAGGGGGCGGCAAAACAGGCACAGTTCCTTTAAATGGCACAGAATATTTAGAATTAATTGAGGCGGCGGGGGCTAATCCTCAAGACTATCCAGAAATTCAGGCCGTTCAACAACATAAAATCTGGCAACGGGTTGACGTTAATCATGCTACTCCTGAAGCGGTAGAAAAAGCGATCGCCGAACTGCAACAAATAGATTATCGCTTTCATATGGATGGAGCCTCCTGGACAGATAATCTGAGTTGGGTACAGGGCTATGAAAATGTGCTAGAGCCGATGAATCAACTCAGTGCTCTATTTCACCAAAAATATGATGACCTGGTACAAAAGAATAAAGATATTACGCAACGTCCTGATTATCAAGAAGCCCTACTTTATACTATGCTGGTAGAAACCAGTTGTTTCCGCTATTGGGGACAAGGAACCTGGACAGACTATGCCCGTGAACTTTATCGTCGAGGTGAAGCGATTACGAAATAG
- a CDS encoding photosystem II reaction center protein J, whose product MFAEGRIPLWIVGVVAGLGVIAVVGLFFYGAYAGLGSSM is encoded by the coding sequence ATGTTTGCAGAAGGTAGAATTCCTTTGTGGATCGTTGGCGTTGTCGCTGGTTTAGGCGTGATTGCCGTTGTTGGGCTATTCTTTTATGGAGCCTACGCTGGTTTGGGATCTTCTATGTAA